A genome region from Coffea arabica cultivar ET-39 chromosome 7e, Coffea Arabica ET-39 HiFi, whole genome shotgun sequence includes the following:
- the LOC113722893 gene encoding B2 protein isoform X3, whose product MESMHSYWQLGDELRGQAKVSEDHKWLMAASKLAEQTRLKGERRNNLDLSKGSAEIRPRDNFGFQEDNKFESLNFTMLNLDMKMNESLSRSPMGNGVYNMNPLYQKPGANGMGNLSVSKYITNSGSKDHNNNINNESINANNAVDKRFKTLPAAETLPRNEVLGGYIFVCNNDTMQEDLKRQLFGLPPRYRDSVRAITPGLPLFLYNYTTHQLHGIFEAATFGGSNIDPTAWEDKKCKGESRFPAQVRIHTRKVCKPLEEDAFRPVLHHYDGPKFRLELSIPETLDLLDLCEQAGV is encoded by the exons ATGGAGAGTATGCATAGCTATTGGCAATTGGGTGATGAGCTTCGAGGACAAGCTAAAGTCTCAGAGGATCATAAATGGTTAATGGCTGCTTCGAAGTTGGCTGAACAGACTAGGTTAAAGGGTGAGCGACGGAATAATCTTGATCTCTCAAAGGGCTCAGCTGAAATCAGGCCTAGGGATAATTTTGGGTTTCAAGAAGACAACAAGTTTGAGAGTCTTAACTTCACCATGTTGAATTTGGACATGAAAATGAATGAGAGTTTGAGCAGAAGCCCCATGGGAAATGGTGTATACAATATGAATCCTTTGTATCAGAAGCCTGGTGCCAATGGTATGGGAAATTTATCTGTTAGCAAATATATCACAAACAGCGGCAGCAAGGACCATAACAACAACATCAACAACGAAAGCATCAATGCAAACAATGCAGTTGACAAAAGATTCAAGACATTGCCTGCTGCTGAGACACTTCCAAGGAATGAGGTTCTAGGTGGATACATCTTTGTCTGCAACAATGACACGATGCAAGAAGATTTAAAGAGACAGCTGTTTG GTTTACCACCAAGGTACAGAGACTCCGTGAGGGCAATTACCCCAGGCCTACCACTGTTTCTCTATAATTATACCACTCATCAGTTGCATGGTATATTTGAG GCAGCTACTTTTGGTGGTTCCAACATAGATCCTACTGCCTGGGAAGATAAAAAATGTAAAGGGGAGTCAAGGTTTCCTGCTCAG GTGCGTATCCATACAAGGAAAGTGTGTAAACCTTTGGAGGAGGATGCTTTTAGGCCAGTCTTGCATCATTATGATGGTCCCAAGTTTCGCCTTGAGTTGTCCATACCTGAG ACTCTCGACTTGCTAGACCTCTGTGAGCAAGCTGGTGTCTGA
- the LOC113722893 gene encoding uncharacterized protein isoform X1 has translation MHLPILCFGCSKLKLLKCWLDFPPGIFCSMESMHSYWQLGDELRGQAKVSEDHKWLMAASKLAEQTRLKGERRNNLDLSKGSAEIRPRDNFGFQEDNKFESLNFTMLNLDMKMNESLSRSPMGNGVYNMNPLYQKPGANGMGNLSVSKYITNSGSKDHNNNINNESINANNAVDKRFKTLPAAETLPRNEVLGGYIFVCNNDTMQEDLKRQLFGLPPRYRDSVRAITPGLPLFLYNYTTHQLHGIFEAATFGGSNIDPTAWEDKKCKGESRFPAQVRIHTRKVCKPLEEDAFRPVLHHYDGPKFRLELSIPETLDLLDLCEQAGV, from the exons ATGCATTTGCCAATTCTCTGTTTTGGTTGCTCAAAGTTGAAATTGCTCAAATGTTGGCTTGATTTCCCCCCCGGCAT ATTCTGCAGCATGGAGAGTATGCATAGCTATTGGCAATTGGGTGATGAGCTTCGAGGACAAGCTAAAGTCTCAGAGGATCATAAATGGTTAATGGCTGCTTCGAAGTTGGCTGAACAGACTAGGTTAAAGGGTGAGCGACGGAATAATCTTGATCTCTCAAAGGGCTCAGCTGAAATCAGGCCTAGGGATAATTTTGGGTTTCAAGAAGACAACAAGTTTGAGAGTCTTAACTTCACCATGTTGAATTTGGACATGAAAATGAATGAGAGTTTGAGCAGAAGCCCCATGGGAAATGGTGTATACAATATGAATCCTTTGTATCAGAAGCCTGGTGCCAATGGTATGGGAAATTTATCTGTTAGCAAATATATCACAAACAGCGGCAGCAAGGACCATAACAACAACATCAACAACGAAAGCATCAATGCAAACAATGCAGTTGACAAAAGATTCAAGACATTGCCTGCTGCTGAGACACTTCCAAGGAATGAGGTTCTAGGTGGATACATCTTTGTCTGCAACAATGACACGATGCAAGAAGATTTAAAGAGACAGCTGTTTG GTTTACCACCAAGGTACAGAGACTCCGTGAGGGCAATTACCCCAGGCCTACCACTGTTTCTCTATAATTATACCACTCATCAGTTGCATGGTATATTTGAG GCAGCTACTTTTGGTGGTTCCAACATAGATCCTACTGCCTGGGAAGATAAAAAATGTAAAGGGGAGTCAAGGTTTCCTGCTCAG GTGCGTATCCATACAAGGAAAGTGTGTAAACCTTTGGAGGAGGATGCTTTTAGGCCAGTCTTGCATCATTATGATGGTCCCAAGTTTCGCCTTGAGTTGTCCATACCTGAG ACTCTCGACTTGCTAGACCTCTGTGAGCAAGCTGGTGTCTGA
- the LOC113722893 gene encoding uncharacterized protein isoform X2 gives MHLPILCFGCSKLKLLKCWLDFPPGIMESMHSYWQLGDELRGQAKVSEDHKWLMAASKLAEQTRLKGERRNNLDLSKGSAEIRPRDNFGFQEDNKFESLNFTMLNLDMKMNESLSRSPMGNGVYNMNPLYQKPGANGMGNLSVSKYITNSGSKDHNNNINNESINANNAVDKRFKTLPAAETLPRNEVLGGYIFVCNNDTMQEDLKRQLFGLPPRYRDSVRAITPGLPLFLYNYTTHQLHGIFEAATFGGSNIDPTAWEDKKCKGESRFPAQVRIHTRKVCKPLEEDAFRPVLHHYDGPKFRLELSIPETLDLLDLCEQAGV, from the exons ATGCATTTGCCAATTCTCTGTTTTGGTTGCTCAAAGTTGAAATTGCTCAAATGTTGGCTTGATTTCCCCCCCGGCAT CATGGAGAGTATGCATAGCTATTGGCAATTGGGTGATGAGCTTCGAGGACAAGCTAAAGTCTCAGAGGATCATAAATGGTTAATGGCTGCTTCGAAGTTGGCTGAACAGACTAGGTTAAAGGGTGAGCGACGGAATAATCTTGATCTCTCAAAGGGCTCAGCTGAAATCAGGCCTAGGGATAATTTTGGGTTTCAAGAAGACAACAAGTTTGAGAGTCTTAACTTCACCATGTTGAATTTGGACATGAAAATGAATGAGAGTTTGAGCAGAAGCCCCATGGGAAATGGTGTATACAATATGAATCCTTTGTATCAGAAGCCTGGTGCCAATGGTATGGGAAATTTATCTGTTAGCAAATATATCACAAACAGCGGCAGCAAGGACCATAACAACAACATCAACAACGAAAGCATCAATGCAAACAATGCAGTTGACAAAAGATTCAAGACATTGCCTGCTGCTGAGACACTTCCAAGGAATGAGGTTCTAGGTGGATACATCTTTGTCTGCAACAATGACACGATGCAAGAAGATTTAAAGAGACAGCTGTTTG GTTTACCACCAAGGTACAGAGACTCCGTGAGGGCAATTACCCCAGGCCTACCACTGTTTCTCTATAATTATACCACTCATCAGTTGCATGGTATATTTGAG GCAGCTACTTTTGGTGGTTCCAACATAGATCCTACTGCCTGGGAAGATAAAAAATGTAAAGGGGAGTCAAGGTTTCCTGCTCAG GTGCGTATCCATACAAGGAAAGTGTGTAAACCTTTGGAGGAGGATGCTTTTAGGCCAGTCTTGCATCATTATGATGGTCCCAAGTTTCGCCTTGAGTTGTCCATACCTGAG ACTCTCGACTTGCTAGACCTCTGTGAGCAAGCTGGTGTCTGA